In one window of Agrobacterium larrymoorei DNA:
- a CDS encoding DUF4126 family protein, producing the protein MVLFMMTVLIGFVSGLRTMTAPAAISIAAYLGWLKLADSWAAFLGHWLAVAIFVVLALVEFVTDQLPGTPSRTVPQQFGARILSGAFCGAVIGTIGGSLVLGLIAGVMGSVLGTLGGYEGRKRLVAAIGGKDLPIAILEDAIAVLLALWVVTFFS; encoded by the coding sequence ATGGTGCTCTTCATGATGACGGTTCTGATCGGTTTCGTTTCCGGGCTTAGAACCATGACAGCCCCGGCAGCCATCAGTATTGCCGCCTATCTCGGTTGGCTCAAACTTGCCGATAGTTGGGCGGCCTTCTTGGGGCACTGGCTTGCGGTTGCGATTTTTGTCGTGCTGGCCCTGGTCGAGTTCGTGACCGACCAACTCCCCGGAACGCCAAGCCGCACGGTCCCTCAACAGTTTGGCGCGCGTATCCTCAGCGGCGCGTTTTGCGGAGCAGTCATCGGAACGATCGGCGGTTCGCTTGTTCTCGGGTTGATTGCGGGTGTCATGGGTTCGGTCCTTGGCACGCTCGGTGGCTATGAGGGGAGAAAACGTCTCGTCGCTGCCATCGGCGGCAAGGATTTGCCGATTGCCATTCTCGAAGATGCGATCGCCGTTCTTCTGGCTTTATGGGTGGTGACCTTTTTCTCATGA
- the osmF gene encoding ABC transporter substrate-binding protein — translation MNRLMKLAGAGFALALYASIAHAQVVVSSKIDTEGSVLGNIIQSVLNVNNIATTDRIQLGATPVVRKAITAGEIDIYPEYTGNAAFFFEKADDPLWKDSAKAYEEAKTLDYDANKIVWLTPSPANNTWGIAVRKDVAEKNNLKTLSDLGKYVSGGGQIVLAASSEFVNSAAALPAFQKTYDFTLKPEQLITLSGGDTAATIAAAANQTNNANAAMVYGTDGGIAPSGLVVLEDDKHVQPVYQPAPIIRETVLKEHPDIEKILKPVFEKLDLATLQELNGRVQVGGEQAKAVALDFLTKNGFVK, via the coding sequence ATGAACCGTTTGATGAAGCTGGCTGGCGCTGGATTTGCGCTTGCTCTCTATGCCTCGATTGCACATGCACAGGTCGTCGTCTCGTCCAAGATCGATACCGAAGGCAGTGTGCTGGGCAACATCATCCAGTCAGTTCTCAACGTCAATAATATCGCCACGACCGACCGCATTCAGCTGGGCGCAACCCCCGTCGTCCGCAAGGCGATTACGGCAGGTGAAATCGACATTTACCCGGAATATACCGGCAACGCCGCCTTCTTCTTCGAAAAGGCAGATGATCCGCTCTGGAAAGATTCGGCGAAAGCCTATGAAGAAGCCAAGACGCTGGATTACGACGCCAACAAGATCGTCTGGCTCACCCCTTCGCCGGCTAACAACACCTGGGGCATTGCAGTTCGCAAGGACGTGGCTGAGAAGAACAATCTGAAGACGCTGAGCGACCTCGGTAAATATGTGTCTGGCGGTGGCCAGATCGTGCTTGCCGCATCGTCGGAATTCGTGAACTCGGCAGCGGCACTTCCTGCATTCCAGAAGACCTATGACTTTACGCTTAAGCCAGAGCAGCTGATTACGCTTTCGGGTGGCGATACGGCGGCGACCATTGCGGCTGCAGCCAACCAGACGAACAATGCCAATGCCGCCATGGTCTATGGCACAGATGGCGGCATCGCGCCGTCCGGTCTTGTCGTTCTGGAAGACGACAAGCATGTCCAGCCGGTCTATCAGCCTGCGCCGATCATCCGTGAAACGGTATTGAAAGAGCACCCGGATATCGAGAAAATCCTCAAGCCTGTCTTCGAAAAGCTCGATCTCGCGACACTTCAGGAGCTCAATGGTCGCGTTCAGGTCGGTGGCGAGCAGGCTAAAGCCGTGGCGTTGGACTTCCTGACCAAAAACGGCTTCGTGAAATAA
- a CDS encoding ABC transporter permease: MSFNPDKVGVLICALLLYAVFIPPFVSFRANRIVQGEARFLLDSLPGAAGDCFIGIVLIAALTAVFVADTKLRLLLAFIGLAALSVSIGVSASFLIPPDNTYARVSAASGFWLLLAGLVVMATDAIARLDPKPIIRVVLLLLALALLAAILLSGLWNDLSVMKEYQSRADIFWTEALRHVQLAIGSLFAATVVGIPVGVLCFKVKRLRAAVLNCLNIVQTIPSIALFGILIAPLGWIAANVPGASDIGIRGIGMAPAFVALFLYSLLPVVSNTVVGLDGVSPSVREAARGLGMTGFQRLLRVEFPLALPIILTGIRIVLVQNIGLATIAALIGGGGFGVFVFQGIGQTAMDLVLLGTIPTVVLGFAAAILLDALIDSNLLSRGKAR; this comes from the coding sequence ATTTCGTTCAATCCCGATAAGGTCGGCGTTTTGATCTGCGCGCTGCTGCTTTACGCGGTCTTCATCCCGCCCTTCGTCAGTTTTCGTGCAAACCGTATCGTGCAGGGTGAGGCCCGTTTCCTACTCGACAGCTTGCCCGGCGCGGCAGGCGATTGTTTCATAGGCATCGTTCTTATCGCCGCCCTTACAGCGGTCTTTGTTGCCGACACCAAGCTGCGCTTACTTTTGGCATTTATCGGTCTGGCCGCGCTTTCTGTGTCTATCGGTGTTTCCGCCTCCTTTCTGATCCCGCCGGATAACACCTATGCCCGCGTTTCTGCTGCAAGCGGCTTCTGGTTGCTGCTTGCAGGACTGGTGGTGATGGCGACCGATGCCATAGCCCGTCTCGACCCTAAACCGATCATCCGGGTCGTTCTTCTGCTTCTCGCGCTTGCCCTGTTGGCCGCCATTCTCCTTTCGGGTCTGTGGAATGACCTGTCGGTGATGAAGGAATATCAGAGCCGGGCGGACATATTCTGGACGGAAGCGTTGCGGCATGTCCAGCTTGCAATCGGCTCGCTTTTTGCCGCTACCGTCGTGGGCATCCCGGTGGGCGTGCTTTGCTTCAAGGTGAAGCGACTGCGCGCCGCGGTGCTGAACTGTCTCAACATTGTCCAGACCATCCCCTCCATTGCGCTCTTCGGTATTCTCATCGCGCCGCTCGGCTGGATCGCCGCCAACGTGCCCGGCGCATCGGACATCGGCATTCGAGGCATCGGTATGGCGCCTGCCTTCGTTGCGCTCTTTCTCTATTCGCTGCTGCCCGTCGTTTCCAACACGGTCGTTGGCCTCGATGGCGTCTCACCTTCCGTCCGGGAGGCGGCACGCGGGCTTGGCATGACCGGTTTTCAGCGGCTGTTGAGGGTCGAGTTTCCGCTTGCGCTTCCCATCATTCTCACCGGTATCCGCATCGTGCTCGTGCAGAATATCGGCCTTGCGACGATTGCAGCGCTGATCGGCGGTGGTGGCTTTGGCGTCTTCGTCTTTCAGGGCATAGGCCAGACTGCGATGGATCTCGTGCTTCTCGGAACGATCCCCACGGTCGTTCTGGGATTTGCAGCGGCCATCCTTCTCGATGCCCTGATCGACAGCAACCTCTTGTCGCGAGGAAAAGCACGATGA
- a CDS encoding ABC transporter ATP-binding protein: MIEIDNLTKRYDDTTVVDAVSLTMQPRSVTVIVGTSGSGKTTLLRMINRLVEPTSGAIRIDGHDILDMPGFQLRRSIGYAIQGHGLFPHRTVAQNIATVPELLGWDRQRIDAKVEELLALFQLEPASYAHRFPNELSGGQQQRVGVARALAAEPNILLMDEPFGALDPIIRAKAQEDLLAIQKKLGVTIILVTHDMDEAFHLADRIAVMDKGKIVQYGPPADLVLNPATDFVRTMIGERERPLRLLSVATVSDIIEPGEAEGEPLQEDLSQRDALSAMLWAGRDYLPVVSASGEKRGRIRRETLLQQAAGHA; the protein is encoded by the coding sequence ATGATCGAAATCGACAACCTCACCAAAAGGTATGACGACACGACGGTTGTCGATGCCGTATCGCTGACGATGCAGCCTCGCAGCGTCACCGTCATCGTCGGCACCTCCGGCTCCGGCAAGACAACGCTTCTGCGTATGATCAATCGCCTCGTGGAGCCCACTTCCGGGGCCATTCGCATCGACGGGCACGACATTCTGGATATGCCAGGCTTCCAGCTTCGCCGTAGTATCGGTTATGCGATCCAGGGACATGGGCTTTTCCCGCACCGGACCGTGGCGCAAAACATCGCGACCGTGCCGGAGCTTCTGGGTTGGGACCGCCAACGGATCGATGCCAAGGTGGAAGAACTGCTCGCGCTGTTTCAGCTTGAACCCGCATCCTACGCGCATCGCTTTCCCAATGAATTGTCAGGTGGACAGCAGCAGCGCGTCGGTGTGGCGCGGGCGCTGGCGGCAGAGCCGAATATTCTTCTGATGGACGAGCCCTTTGGGGCACTCGACCCGATCATCCGCGCAAAGGCGCAGGAAGATCTGCTTGCCATCCAGAAGAAGCTTGGCGTCACCATCATCCTCGTCACGCATGACATGGATGAGGCTTTCCATCTCGCGGATCGCATTGCCGTCATGGACAAGGGAAAGATTGTCCAGTACGGGCCACCCGCCGATCTGGTCCTCAACCCCGCAACCGATTTCGTCCGCACCATGATCGGCGAGCGCGAGCGGCCATTGAGGCTGCTTTCGGTAGCGACGGTTTCCGATATTATCGAGCCGGGTGAGGCGGAAGGCGAACCCTTGCAGGAGGATTTGAGCCAGCGCGACGCGCTGTCCGCCATGCTATGGGCAGGTCGCGATTATCTTCCGGTCGTCAGTGCGTCGGGCGAAAAACGCGGACGTATCCGACGCGAAACCCTGTTGCAGCAGGCAGCGGGACACGCATGA
- a CDS encoding ABC transporter permease: protein MKRLLAPILLVALAILLLAFLLKPEAFSVIFAPLVQTNAPAIYTQANLLSLTLSHLAIVGIATGCAILIATTLAILVSRPFGREFLPLSRSIVNIGQTFPPVAVLALAVPIMGFGQKPTLVALFLYALLPIFENTLTGLTTLPPSIIEAARGAGMTGWQRLWRVEIPLALPAILAGIRLSAVISLSTATIGSTVAARTLGEVIIAGLQSNNLAFILQGGLIVAALAVLIHSGLSMLEARAARHIAT from the coding sequence ATGAAAAGGCTGCTTGCGCCGATCCTTCTGGTTGCCCTTGCCATCCTGCTCCTGGCGTTCCTCCTAAAGCCGGAAGCCTTCAGCGTCATCTTCGCGCCGCTGGTGCAGACCAACGCGCCCGCCATCTACACGCAGGCAAATCTCCTGTCGCTGACGCTGTCGCATCTCGCCATTGTCGGGATCGCCACGGGCTGTGCAATCCTAATCGCCACGACGCTTGCCATCCTCGTCAGCCGACCATTCGGGCGCGAATTCCTGCCGCTGTCTCGCAGCATCGTCAATATCGGTCAGACCTTTCCGCCAGTTGCAGTTCTGGCGCTGGCGGTGCCGATCATGGGTTTCGGGCAGAAGCCGACACTCGTTGCGCTGTTTCTCTACGCACTCCTGCCAATCTTCGAGAACACTCTGACCGGGCTGACGACCCTCCCCCCATCCATCATAGAAGCCGCCCGTGGCGCAGGTATGACCGGATGGCAGCGGCTTTGGCGGGTGGAGATACCGCTGGCACTTCCAGCCATACTCGCCGGTATCCGCCTTTCCGCCGTCATCAGCCTGTCCACCGCCACCATCGGTTCGACAGTTGCCGCGAGAACGCTGGGCGAAGTCATCATTGCCGGGCTCCAGTCCAACAACCTCGCCTTTATTCTCCAAGGCGGACTTATCGTGGCCGCGCTTGCGGTTTTGATCCACAGCGGGCTGTCTATGCTGGAGGCCAGAGCCGCCCGGCATATAGCAACGTGA
- the hutC gene encoding histidine utilization repressor: protein MAEAGVTQDKSLHERIMSDVEGRILSGEWPPGYRIPFEHELTLEYGCSRMTVNKALTELVKKGLIERRRRSGSFVTQPHAQSAVLEIHDIQREVQDMGLAYAYKLDHREMRKASAEDRAQLEVKAGAVVLSITCRHFTGDVPFCLEERTINVSSVPEAKEADFTHIGPGTWLLQMVPWSAAEHRIRAVSADRRVAEALAIPTGTACLVIERRTWNGQTYITHVTVTYPGDRHELVAQFLPTQQS from the coding sequence ATGGCTGAAGCTGGGGTAACGCAGGATAAATCTTTGCACGAGCGCATTATGAGCGACGTGGAAGGCCGTATCCTGTCCGGCGAATGGCCGCCTGGATACCGTATTCCCTTCGAGCACGAATTGACCCTGGAATATGGCTGTTCGCGCATGACGGTGAACAAGGCGCTGACAGAACTGGTCAAGAAAGGCCTCATCGAGCGCCGCCGCCGTTCAGGTAGTTTCGTCACGCAGCCACATGCGCAATCCGCCGTGCTGGAAATTCACGATATTCAGCGTGAAGTTCAGGATATGGGCCTGGCATACGCCTATAAACTCGATCATCGCGAAATGAGAAAAGCGAGCGCTGAGGACCGTGCGCAGCTCGAGGTCAAGGCAGGCGCCGTCGTTCTTAGCATCACCTGCAGGCATTTTACCGGCGACGTTCCCTTCTGTCTGGAGGAGCGCACGATCAATGTTTCTTCCGTGCCGGAAGCGAAAGAGGCGGATTTCACGCATATCGGCCCCGGCACATGGCTGTTGCAGATGGTGCCGTGGAGCGCTGCCGAACACCGGATTCGCGCGGTTTCGGCGGATCGTAGGGTGGCGGAAGCGCTGGCCATCCCCACCGGCACCGCATGCCTCGTCATCGAACGGCGCACTTGGAATGGCCAGACCTATATCACCCACGTCACGGTGACCTACCCCGGAGACCGCCACGAACTGGTGGCGCAATTCCTCCCCACGCAGCAGAGTTGA
- the exbB gene encoding tonB-system energizer ExbB encodes MAAGNSILSSHLIKTPRLGARNMVLALAVMSAMSSTAAFAQAPAPAPVENTQPATQSSEPQQQVAPATTAEPSAPAQQPTSQAGQPPAATTPAEPAPAAPAGETPVQAPSAQPSAADPALQAAPAAPAPVDVDSGARADIPHNLSPWGMFMAADWVVKSVMIGLAIASLITWTVWLAKTVELAGARVRAGSTLKIIHKAKTLSEATDAVEKKGGPAALMLRMATHEMKLSDAVVEHTDGGGIKERVTSILSRIETHAGRRMSRGTGVLASIGSVSPFVGLFGTVWGIMNSFISISESQTTNLAVVAPGIAEALLATAIGLVAAIPAVVIYNVFARSITGYRHLLADVAAGVERLVSRDLDFRRIPPGGAVKPAVSLVGR; translated from the coding sequence ATGGCAGCCGGAAACTCGATCCTCTCGTCGCACCTTATCAAGACGCCACGTCTTGGAGCCCGCAATATGGTTCTGGCGTTGGCGGTGATGTCGGCCATGTCTTCGACGGCGGCTTTTGCGCAGGCACCAGCACCGGCTCCGGTTGAGAACACGCAGCCCGCTACCCAATCATCCGAGCCTCAGCAACAGGTGGCGCCTGCCACGACCGCCGAGCCTTCTGCGCCTGCTCAGCAACCCACGTCGCAAGCTGGGCAGCCACCGGCTGCAACCACGCCAGCCGAGCCCGCACCAGCCGCACCGGCTGGCGAAACTCCCGTTCAAGCACCCTCTGCGCAGCCTTCTGCTGCCGATCCAGCGCTTCAAGCCGCTCCGGCTGCCCCGGCACCGGTTGATGTCGATAGTGGCGCGCGCGCCGATATTCCCCATAATCTTTCCCCTTGGGGCATGTTCATGGCCGCCGACTGGGTGGTCAAGAGCGTGATGATCGGACTTGCCATCGCCTCCCTCATCACCTGGACGGTCTGGCTTGCAAAGACGGTAGAGCTCGCGGGTGCCCGCGTTCGGGCCGGTTCGACGCTGAAGATCATTCACAAGGCAAAGACGCTTTCCGAAGCGACGGACGCCGTGGAAAAGAAGGGCGGCCCGGCGGCCCTGATGCTGCGCATGGCGACGCATGAAATGAAGCTGTCCGACGCCGTGGTGGAACACACGGATGGCGGTGGCATCAAGGAGCGCGTCACCTCCATTCTTTCGCGCATTGAAACCCATGCCGGTCGCCGCATGTCGCGTGGTACTGGCGTTCTGGCGTCCATCGGCTCGGTTTCGCCTTTCGTCGGTCTGTTCGGTACCGTCTGGGGCATCATGAATTCCTTCATCAGCATCTCGGAATCGCAGACCACCAACCTGGCCGTCGTCGCCCCGGGCATTGCCGAAGCTCTGCTTGCAACGGCCATCGGGCTTGTCGCGGCCATTCCGGCAGTGGTGATCTACAACGTCTTTGCCCGTTCTATCACTGGCTATCGCCATCTGCTGGCCGATGTCGCCGCTGGGGTAGAGCGTCTCGTCAGCCGTGATCTGGATTTCCGTCGCATTCCGCCCGGCGGCGCAGTAAAGCCCGCCGTTTCTCTGGTAGGGCGCTAA
- the exbD gene encoding TonB system transport protein ExbD encodes MAGGIRESHGEELSENHEINVTPFIDVMLVLLIIFMVAAPLATVDVNVDLPASTAKPAERPDEPLYLTVKDDLSLNLGNDAVAREALAASLDARTGGNKDTRIFLRADKAVDYGHFMEIMNMLRDSGYLKIALVGLEGTAAASQPSTPAQPPAPSANGAAQ; translated from the coding sequence ATGGCTGGCGGTATTCGGGAAAGTCACGGGGAAGAACTCTCCGAGAACCACGAAATCAACGTGACGCCGTTCATCGACGTCATGCTCGTGCTTCTGATCATCTTCATGGTGGCGGCACCGCTTGCCACGGTCGACGTGAATGTCGATCTGCCCGCCTCCACGGCAAAGCCCGCCGAAAGGCCGGACGAGCCGCTTTACCTGACGGTGAAGGACGATCTGTCACTCAATCTCGGCAATGATGCGGTTGCCCGCGAAGCACTAGCTGCAAGCCTCGATGCCCGCACCGGCGGCAATAAGGATACGCGCATCTTCCTGCGGGCGGACAAGGCCGTGGATTACGGGCACTTCATGGAAATCATGAACATGCTGCGTGACAGCGGCTATCTCAAGATTGCCCTTGTCGGACTGGAAGGCACGGCAGCTGCGAGCCAGCCAAGTACGCCTGCGCAGCCTCCGGCACCGTCCGCGAATGGAGCTGCGCAATGA
- a CDS encoding cell envelope integrity protein TolA, with translation MTKTAYLQSRRSRLGEVALWATAAMLTLTVHAGAAYYLLQEPEEPAGDSAPPAAIMIELAALPEAVQTEDTVEANDQVEQQEVMSNVTEPVEEPVPEEPQPEPEPVPEPVVEEPPPTPAPPPEPPQETAEPVPEELPPEPVQEVDPVEQQQMAALENVEVPLPVIRPPPPPVEKKVEKEKKKTQAEKPKQAPQRAEQRDIAKAETTQSNRTAAPRNSGGLFSSSMTPAKWESRIRSQISRRKPGNLKAKGMLVTVSFRVSESGALSSIRLRGSTGDASVDQQVVSWIERASPVTAPPPNAARDVTLPIKID, from the coding sequence ATGACGAAGACCGCCTACCTTCAGTCCAGACGGTCCCGGCTGGGAGAAGTCGCGCTGTGGGCGACGGCGGCAATGCTGACACTGACCGTCCATGCGGGCGCTGCCTATTATCTTCTGCAGGAACCGGAAGAGCCCGCTGGCGACAGTGCTCCGCCTGCGGCTATCATGATCGAGCTTGCCGCCTTGCCTGAAGCGGTTCAGACCGAAGACACCGTCGAGGCCAACGATCAGGTGGAGCAGCAGGAGGTCATGAGCAATGTGACCGAACCTGTGGAAGAGCCCGTACCGGAAGAACCGCAGCCGGAACCGGAACCCGTTCCGGAGCCGGTGGTCGAAGAGCCGCCGCCAACGCCAGCCCCCCCGCCGGAGCCTCCGCAGGAAACTGCCGAGCCAGTGCCTGAGGAGCTTCCGCCAGAACCCGTTCAAGAGGTCGATCCTGTCGAGCAGCAGCAGATGGCAGCGCTCGAAAATGTCGAAGTTCCACTTCCCGTCATCCGCCCGCCTCCGCCCCCGGTAGAAAAGAAGGTGGAGAAGGAAAAGAAGAAAACGCAGGCGGAGAAGCCGAAGCAGGCGCCGCAGCGCGCGGAGCAGCGCGATATTGCCAAGGCGGAGACGACGCAGTCCAATCGAACCGCAGCGCCGAGAAACAGCGGCGGGCTGTTTTCTTCTTCCATGACCCCTGCCAAATGGGAATCTCGGATCCGCTCGCAGATATCACGTAGAAAGCCGGGTAACCTGAAGGCCAAGGGCATGCTGGTGACCGTCAGCTTCCGGGTCAGCGAAAGCGGCGCTTTGAGCTCCATTCGCCTGCGTGGTTCGACAGGCGATGCCTCCGTCGATCAGCAGGTCGTCTCCTGGATCGAAAGGGCGTCTCCAGTAACCGCGCCTCCGCCGAATGCGGCCCGGGATGTCACACTGCCGATCAAGATCGACTGA
- the phnF gene encoding phosphonate metabolism transcriptional regulator PhnF produces MNLTSNMRKKNGVALWRQIADRIRAAISAGEYDATGMLPPEMVLAERFGVNRHTVRSAIAALAGEGIVQALQGRGTIITRKERLNFPISKRTRFTQGLGDQARDMAGLLLSHSVEGATTSLAEKLRVDPGAPLIRLEVLRKVDQKPVSRSTSWFPAGRFDGVAENYEKTGSITEALKRAGVSDYVRASTVVSAKHAEADDLADLELSPGAILLVSDALNLDMDGVPIQYGISRFPADVVQFTIENDL; encoded by the coding sequence ATGAACCTGACGAGCAATATGAGAAAGAAGAACGGCGTCGCGCTTTGGCGCCAGATTGCCGACCGCATCAGAGCCGCAATTTCCGCCGGTGAATATGACGCCACAGGCATGCTGCCGCCGGAAATGGTGCTTGCGGAACGCTTCGGCGTGAACAGGCACACGGTCCGAAGCGCCATCGCGGCGCTGGCTGGCGAAGGGATCGTGCAGGCGCTGCAAGGGCGCGGTACGATAATCACGAGGAAAGAACGGCTCAATTTCCCGATCTCGAAGCGAACTCGCTTCACGCAAGGGCTCGGAGATCAGGCGAGAGACATGGCGGGCCTGCTTCTTTCTCACTCGGTGGAAGGCGCGACGACGTCACTTGCGGAGAAGCTGCGGGTCGATCCCGGTGCACCACTCATTCGTCTGGAAGTGCTTCGCAAGGTCGATCAGAAGCCGGTTTCGAGATCGACCTCATGGTTTCCGGCAGGGCGCTTCGATGGTGTTGCGGAGAATTACGAAAAGACCGGATCGATTACCGAAGCATTGAAGAGGGCTGGCGTGTCCGATTACGTGCGCGCATCGACCGTCGTGTCTGCAAAACACGCCGAAGCTGACGATCTAGCCGATCTCGAGCTTTCTCCGGGTGCCATTCTGCTCGTTTCCGATGCGCTCAACCTCGATATGGACGGCGTGCCCATTCAATATGGCATCAGCCGTTTTCCGGCTGACGTCGTTCAGTTCACAATCGAAAACGATCTGTAA
- the phnG gene encoding phosphonate C-P lyase system protein PhnG, with product MMDPTEIHEARRRAAGLLARATVDELLAFWNALKTKPQVEKVRGPETGLVMVRGKIGGGGSPFNLGEATVTRATVKLGSGTIGHAHALGTSRKQAWYAAIADALWQEEATRPLIESRVLSVVAQRLAEKKSQRIRETAATRVDFFTMVRGDD from the coding sequence ATGATGGATCCGACCGAAATACATGAGGCACGAAGACGGGCTGCCGGGCTTCTGGCACGCGCAACGGTGGATGAGCTTCTGGCATTCTGGAACGCGCTCAAAACCAAGCCGCAGGTTGAAAAAGTCAGAGGTCCGGAAACGGGTTTGGTGATGGTGCGTGGAAAGATCGGCGGAGGTGGTTCGCCCTTCAATCTTGGTGAGGCCACGGTGACGCGCGCCACCGTCAAGCTCGGGTCCGGCACAATCGGCCACGCACATGCGCTGGGAACCAGTCGCAAGCAGGCCTGGTACGCAGCGATTGCCGATGCGCTGTGGCAGGAAGAGGCGACACGTCCGCTTATCGAAAGCCGGGTTCTTTCGGTTGTCGCGCAGCGCCTCGCTGAAAAGAAGTCGCAGCGCATCAGGGAAACGGCAGCGACCCGCGTCGATTTCTTCACCATGGTCAGAGGAGACGACTGA
- the phnH gene encoding phosphonate C-P lyase system protein PhnH: MTARANIVTGGFSDPVFDSQHVFRALMDGMARPGSKQSFELPIRPPSPLNIAAGGILLTLCDHDTPVWLSSLAAKSLVPSWLSFHTGAVLAQEKSEARFAVIEIGSALSSFDLFAQGTQEYPDRSATLLIEVPDMENGPAMRLTGPGIQTSMTISPGGLPDLFERLWNENRAAFPRGVDVILTCGNHFLCLPRSTRITLMEA, from the coding sequence ATGACCGCACGAGCAAATATCGTGACTGGCGGCTTCTCCGACCCCGTCTTCGATTCGCAGCACGTTTTTCGGGCTCTCATGGACGGAATGGCGCGCCCGGGAAGTAAACAATCGTTCGAACTGCCCATCCGCCCGCCCTCTCCGCTCAATATTGCGGCTGGTGGAATTCTTCTCACGCTTTGCGATCACGATACGCCGGTGTGGTTGAGCTCGCTGGCTGCCAAATCTTTGGTTCCGAGCTGGTTGAGCTTTCATACGGGGGCGGTTCTAGCGCAGGAAAAATCTGAGGCGCGTTTCGCCGTCATCGAAATTGGTAGCGCGCTTTCCTCTTTCGATCTCTTTGCTCAAGGCACGCAGGAATATCCCGACCGATCGGCAACGCTTCTCATCGAAGTTCCGGATATGGAGAATGGTCCTGCGATGCGCCTTACCGGCCCGGGCATCCAGACCTCCATGACCATTTCCCCCGGCGGCCTGCCCGATCTTTTCGAGCGCCTGTGGAATGAGAACCGCGCAGCCTTTCCGCGCGGCGTGGATGTCATCCTGACCTGCGGCAATCACTTCCTCTGCCTGCCGCGCTCCACCCGCATTACCCTGATGGAGGCCTGA
- a CDS encoding carbon-phosphorus lyase complex subunit PhnI: protein MYVAVKGGETAIANAHRLLADRRRGDRSLPAMTITQIVEQLGLAVDRVMAEASLYDRSLAALAVKQSRGDMIEAIFLLRAYRTTLPRFGYSNPVDTGAMLVERRISATYKDLPGGQLLGPTFDYTHRLLDPSLLEDEAVDAPAFRDAEAENIMRVSDILSEEGLIESDGDMATDHIPGDLTREPMEFPMPRDLRLQSLARGDEGFLLALAYSTQRGYGRNHPFVGEIRIGDIEVELDVPELGFSVSIGDIQVTECQMVNQFKGSAKAPPQFTRGYGLVFGQSERKAMAMSLVERALRADEFGEDRTAPAQDEEFVISHADNVQATGFVEHLKLPHYVDFQAELGLVRKMRADFEAAQKSSEEWLSDAAE, encoded by the coding sequence ATGTATGTTGCCGTAAAAGGCGGAGAAACCGCCATCGCCAATGCCCACCGCCTTTTGGCGGATCGCCGCCGCGGAGACCGCAGCTTACCCGCGATGACGATCACCCAGATTGTCGAGCAACTGGGGCTGGCAGTCGACCGTGTAATGGCGGAAGCTTCCCTCTATGATAGATCGCTAGCCGCACTTGCAGTCAAGCAGTCGCGTGGCGACATGATCGAGGCGATCTTCCTGCTGCGTGCCTATCGCACTACCCTTCCCCGTTTCGGCTATTCCAACCCTGTCGATACCGGCGCGATGCTGGTGGAGCGGCGCATTTCCGCGACCTACAAGGATTTGCCGGGCGGTCAGTTGCTTGGGCCCACTTTCGATTACACGCATCGCCTGCTCGATCCATCCCTTCTCGAAGATGAGGCGGTGGATGCACCAGCCTTCCGCGATGCGGAGGCCGAAAATATCATGCGCGTTTCGGACATTCTTAGCGAAGAAGGCCTGATCGAAAGCGATGGAGACATGGCGACGGATCATATTCCCGGAGACCTAACGCGGGAGCCTATGGAGTTTCCCATGCCGCGGGATCTGCGTCTGCAATCGCTGGCGCGGGGTGACGAAGGTTTCCTGCTGGCGCTGGCCTATTCCACCCAGCGCGGCTATGGGCGGAACCATCCTTTCGTCGGAGAAATCCGCATCGGTGACATCGAGGTGGAGCTGGATGTGCCGGAACTCGGATTTTCCGTTTCGATCGGCGATATTCAGGTGACGGAATGCCAAATGGTGAACCAGTTCAAAGGCTCGGCAAAGGCACCACCACAATTTACGCGGGGCTACGGTCTGGTTTTTGGACAAAGTGAGCGGAAGGCCATGGCCATGTCGCTGGTGGAAAGGGCGCTTCGGGCAGATGAATTCGGAGAAGACCGGACGGCACCGGCGCAGGACGAAGAATTCGTTATCTCACATGCGGATAATGTCCAGGCGACAGGGTTCGTAGAACATCTGAAGCTTCCGCATTACGTGGATTTTCAGGCCGAACTTGGCCTGGTCCGCAAGATGCGCGCTGATTTCGAAGCAGCGCAAAAATCATCTGAAGAATGGTTGAGCGATGCGGCAGAGTAA